aaaaaaatcacacgaGAATCACACATAATCAGAGCACAAATCAAATGATGCACTATTCGCACTTCATGCAAATGGTGCTCGTGTTCAGTAGTACTTGTCCTGATCAAGATCGGCACGAATATGTTGCTGGCCATGACTGTTACGCTTCAGGGTGGCAGATTCGTAATCAAGACTCTTCGGATATAGCTTGGGACTACCGAGACCGTTAACGTTGGGGTTATTCTTGCCACGTAGAGTCCCATTTCCATTGGTGCTACCCGAGAAGCTAGGCTGTCGCTTTGCGTTCACCTGTAGAAATTAACTCCTTTCAAATATCTGTGTCAAGGATGTGCTCAAGTATCCGGTCGAGTGCTTTGACTCTCTTACCTCTTTCAACGGAACAGTGACGTAAGGATTTTGTTTACTAATATAATGCGGATTTCCTGGCATGCGCGGTTTGCGTCGTTTTAAGTAGAAGAAACACAAAACCGCAGTTAATGCTAGGCCGATGATAAAACCGATTACGCAACTGCCTACTACTGCGCCCACCGTGACGCCTGAACTCTCCACGCTAGAAGGCAAGGCGTTTACATCTGGAAAAGTATGCgcaatatatttagtaatacTTCAAtcagtttttacattttagaaatatcgtaaaaaagtataaagatatcgtatatttttttataaatctttttttctatatatcacTGTATATACATTCTTTCTTAAAACACTTTAAATCTTGTATTCCAACAAACCGTTGTCCATGCAGGTCGGAAGACAATCGCGTGTTTCGTGAATTGGCCCTTGACACACGCCGGGTCCCAACAGTTGAAGACACGTCCGTTTCCGGTGTTGCTGACGGTCGCTGTCGCATGGACTCCAACGTGACCATGTGTCCCAACCAACTAGCGATTCGCAGCTAGCCATTTCGCAGGTTTCCCTGACTAATCGGGGACCGCTGCAGATCTCCGGACCGAGGCAGTCTCTCGTCCTAGCACGTATACCTACACCACATGTCGCCGAGCACTCGGACCAGTCCGTCCAACACGACCATTGTCCTTCTGCCGTGTTAGTAACGCTGGGATTCACGCGGCATGGCTGAAAATTGCAGACTCTACTCTGCGCAGAGAGACCATCTTCGCATGGTGGCGACTCGCATTGCCTCACCTGTAAAAACGTAACATATGTGTCACTTTCATACTTGGATATAACATAGTGGTTTTACAATTTGATACTTTATGCATTAATAATCTATTGTGTGTAattccaataaatttttttaaatttaatcaaatacattaaatcaagcaataaacaataatttcacaaaatatctactatgtttatatgttggaagatattaataaaactgtgaCAAATACTTACTCTATGCTGCGTACCCCGTCCGCAAGGACGATCGCACAAGCCCCAGGAAGACCATTCGCCCCAACCATTTTCATTGATGGATTCCCCGTCTTTCCCTCTCTGACATGAACCATTCCTACAATAGCGTTCCTCCTCTTTGGCGAGTTGCACTCGCACGCTTGACGGATCATTTGTCTGGGCGCGACAGCTGTATCGAAAACGTTTCTCCAGATAGCCTATATTGTCGCTTTGCAAACTGGCGTTTACTGCCAACCAGGGAGTCCAACCAGAATATCGTTTCGTCTCGGGACATTCGTGAGTATTACACTCTTCAACCTAAAAAATTCGTTTTCGTCAAACGCTTTCTATTTGTATCTAGAAAAACTCTAAAGTTACATCAGCgaataaagagatattttttcatgagACATTGAAACTTACCTGAAGGTCGCATCCAGGGCATTCAACACCACCCTTTTTCGATGACGAATTATCGCAGGTTCTCTTTCTAATACGTAttcctataaaatataaattgttaattttacaaacgCTCATGTTATGAAAAAGTAACTtgcttttgtattattttaagcgACGCAAATATCtaaagtacataaaaaaatctttaattcttCAAGGTATTTCagtaaaaatttcttcttagatttttatattctataagtattattatccaattttatatatatatatatatatatatatattgtcggTGCTGCTACTAGACGCTCACCGGTATTGCACGGTTTTGAACACGCGTGCCAGGGACCCCAAGTCGACCACTGTCCGTACTGAGGTGGCGGAGTGACTTTGGTGGTAGCAGGACAAGGCGGCAGATCAATGCACACGATATCGTCGTGGTCGTGACCGACGCAAACGCGTCCGCCAAACGCAGGAGCTGGATTTGTACATGTTCGCCGACGTGTTTTCATCGCCAAACCGCAAGTCTGAGAGCAGGCCGACCATGCTGACCAAGCGGTCCAATCGCCGTGAACGGTGCAATTTGTTACTCTGACGCGCGCACCTGTGCAACTCTCGCCACCGTGCTGTGGTGGAGGATTGTTGCATTCTCTGGTCTGACATTGGCACGTGTCAATCTTCTGCAAAGTAGATTTTAAACGTTATTTTCATGTACGGAAAATGCTCCGATTAAAGATAGTAGACAGGGGTGTCAAAGTGCCATTCAGTTATGTCAAATGTCAATGAACTgtcaatatttgattttatttttaaacgagATTAAAGATCCTCAATATCTGATGAGTAAATACCAACCTCCGCGTAGTCGCTGTGCGAGTGAGAATGAGAATGACCATGTCCGGATGACTGTTCTCCCGTGCCGTGTTGGCAGGGCGACCAAGGACTCCACGCGCTCCAGCCTCCGTCGACAGGATCTGTGAGCACCGGACACTTGGTGACCTCCTGATGCCAATGATTTGCAAGATAATTCTGTTTCGGTGCCTGCGCGCATTTCATGAGATGTTCGTTCCATCCACAATACGGCTCCTGGGCATTCAGGCACGCTTGACGGCTTCGATGACGATAACACTGAACGGCAGGTATGCTAAACGGTGGAAGATACGATGCGATTTAAACGAAGCATTTCAAAAGCGCACACAACGTTTACGTTATATACGCTAAACATTATACAATTACTGGCTGaacaaatttatcattttttacaacGTGATTTACAATCGATTTacgatatctatatttatgacaaatgcatataatattcatcacacgacttgtaaaaaaataatattcatcgtCTTACCGCAAGAGACCAATTTCCATTCCAACGTAAAGACTCTGCGTGTCCTTGAGGAATTGCAGCGTCATCGGGGGCGAGGGTAAAGGTCCCCAAACCTCGACAACACACGTTTCGTGCGTTCTAGGCAGAACAGAGATCTTCTTGATCAGCCCGGTCGTCGTGGCGACATAGAGGACCGTCACGCTACGGTGCAGCTTGGTCGGCGTCACATCCACCGCGATGTGGGTGAACCGCTCGAGAATCGTGGTGTGCAGCGGATTCAACGTCGTGCTCTGGACCGCCTCGTCCATCAATTGGTATCGTTGATTGTCCATGATCGTAAGCGGCGGGGTACTGGAAGCGCACTGTTCTCGATAATGAAGCGCAACCGGTCTCCTTTCCCAGGCGGCGCCCGCGTTTTCCTGATACTTGAAAGGCCCGTTAAAACTAGCGGCGATCGCCGACATGTTGTACGCGCAGACCGCCGAGCCTGAGATGCCGTTACTGCGGCgggagaaaagaagaaaaaaaagaattccaTTAAGGTCGGTCGCTTCACCGGGGAAGAAATTGCAGTTTCCATGTTCGAAAAACATTCCATTATCAGGCATAAAGAGCGTAATTTGGAGTAAATGATAAAGttcgaatattaaaaaaaattggacaTTAATTGGCGTAAAATTTCTACATGCGAAATCCTAAAAATCGAATAAACCGAATTGAAATGAATTACCAATAAAACTGTTGATTTTCAACTCATATTAACTCATAAGAATATactcatattaattaattaaattttaattcttcaattaaaattaattaaaattaatgctgCTTAAGTTTAATCTATACAACTTGTGCCAaatacaaaatcaaatttgttTCGCGAAATTGCATAATCAATTTGTCATTTACCATCTCTCGTATCTCCCTGGAGTTTGTGCACAGACATAAACACAGATGACAATTAATACGCCTGCAAACTAACCGCATCGCTGAGCGATACTTACATAGGGGTTGTGAAGGTAGCGTAAATGATTCCCTCTTCCGGATGATAAGCCATGCCTTGGATCTCATCGTAATAGAATGGAAATTCGCCAGGAAGGGAGCAATTCAAACGGGCTTTACTGAAGGTCGTCCATACGTCTTTCATCAAAATCTGTCCACCTCGATCGTTTTTGCAAACTCTCGCTATCctcgaatatattttctgcaaTCGTATACCGTAATATGGACGATTAGGGTAAATGTGCCAATTACTGTGGGTCAACTAGTTACCGTGcccttaatttattttcctgcgtaataaaatttaatattatgaaattatggatattaattttttttttaaattcactattttatgtatatattaaaattatatgtatgacatatttatattttttaaatactgaaaataataattaaaatatttgatactcGATGTAGCttatttttcatgttaatCTTATTCAAAAGCTTAAGAAACAGCGAATATATTTGCGTTAATATGTAATAGATTAACATACATCACAacgtaaaaaagtaaatattacattattgaaACCTATAtggattatgaataaataacagtttaattaatttttagttactGTGCTCTCTCGTAGTACGATTGTTCACAATATTTGAGAAAGCATGGTATTTGTGTGGAAAAAGAGCACAGTATATGAGACACAGTAATtcatttttgcgatttttaagTGACTAGTAACTGActcaaatcttttttaatttattttaattatttttcagttttttttttaatattttaattacgaaaaaaattataatattaaaaaaaacattaaattatgaaattaatactttgaaagaagtaaaaaaaaaaaattatggaaactctttaaattaataaaaatcatggaGCATTAGCTTAAGGGGCACAATAATTGGCACACTTATCCTagtaaatttcattttgaCAAGATTTAATTACTCACTGTATTATCATcgtactaatttatttaataaaacagaaagTTCGAAAGAgtctaacaaatatttatagtaaaatttgTACCAATATCTTAAATGTCTGTCAAACTTTTATGTTAGACTAGACTAGTGTTTAGCAAATTAATCTAATCATGATGAAGCGGAGTTTAACCTCGCGCTTGTGAGATCACGATCAAGATACGATCGCGCGACCGGATgcggaatattttattaaagctaTCCCCTAGGCGGCAATTTGAGCGGCGATAGGTTGAGAAAATGATAAACATCGCGCGAACTAAGATCACGATTGCCGGAGATGATATTTTTCTGCCGCGGGAGAGGAAAATCTGCGACGGGACGGTCGTTTCGACAAACACCGTAAGCGGCTAATTATATACGCCTGACGCAAGTCGGAGGAGATGAGATCGCTAATCGCGCGCGAGAAACGGCTCCTCGCGTGTCTCGGATTGATGGAAAACACGTCACGCCGGATTTGCTCTGGGTACGGAATCGATCTTACCTTGCCGCAGTTGATGTACTCCACAGCGGATTCGCGAAATAGAAAGTACACGTGATCCTCCGTCTCGAAGCTGCCGACGAACTGCGCGTCATTTAGCCACCTAAAAAGAAAGTGCAAGCTTAAGAGAAAACATGATCCCAGCGCGATAAATAAGACGGAACAATCTTGCAGCATAGTATATAATTGGTGGCTCGTTTATTTTTGAACAGTCTTAGttagtgaaatatttatgGGAAGTAAGATAAGAGACAACACGACAGATTTATATGACACAATTCGTAGGCATCGAGATCCCAtttcttttgatataaaactTACTTGGAATCGTATTGTCGTGTCCTGAGGCTCGGTGAGGCCAACGTTCTGTAGATCAAAGTATCGGCTCCAGAGAAGTCGGTCGACGCGCCGGCGAAGAGGCCGCCGGAAGGACCCCTCGAGAGAAGAGCGGTGATGTTTGCATGCGGTGAATACGAACACATAGCCACGCCCGACATCTCGCTGGTCACGCTCGTTATATTCTCGATCTGTAATCATAATTGCTACCGTATAGAAACTACACCCGCAAACTTTGTTACCGTCTGTATCGAGCATAATAATGTCGAGTCTAATGACGGTAATCTGATCTCATTGACATCGTCAATCCGACAGACGATCGCGACACAAACAACGaggcagaaaaaaaaaaaaaaaaataacatagagCTCGTTATGTTACGGACGAGATGCCATTCGTCTGAATCCGATCGGACGGATTCCTTTCGAGGACGTACCTCTCGCCACGCGCACCACGGACTGAAGGCGTAAGTGCCGCAGGTGAAGAGGCTCTTGCCGTTGCTGAGGAGCACCTTGACGTAATTACGACAATCCTCGACGCTCTGGCCCTTATTCTGACAGGTGTTGACCTTGTCCTCCGGCGCGGACCACGTGGCGTGCTCCAGGTCCGTAAGCGACGTCAGCGTCAAGCGGTACAAATTATCTCTGAAAAGACACACTTTATTTACATCTCCATCAATCGCGTGCTCTTTGGGTGTCGTTAAGCGCGTCCCATACGCGAAATCAGACGCTATTAACCCATTAAAAGCCACTGACGTCGCCGTGGCTGTCTCGGCTTGTCGCTTTTTTCTGACATTTCTGGTAGCAATATCCGTCAAAATCATAACGGACACTTGTCAgtcaacattttttacaatggAGTCAAGTAAATCAATTTCTATCTAAAATCGGAAATGcagtttctttaaaaaaaaaaaaaaaaaaaaaaaaaaaaaaagtcgtaGGCTTTAAAAGGCCTTCATAAAAAGCTCCCTGACCTGGGCTCAACCTTAGATGgatttcattaaaatgttaCTAGATCGCCTCATTGAAAGTCACGTAGTGACGAGTAATGAGGAATGTTGTTGGCAATATATCTCGATGCGtatctcaattttaaatcgAGGAAGAATAGCTGTGGCGAGTGACAGCGACGACGCGGCGATTTCTCTCATAGAAACGACACTCATCATCGTATTCAATGATGGTCGTCAGCTTCGCCGCAGAATGATGCTGCCTCTCTCCGAGAGATATCTATGAGCGAGGTTTACTTGCAATTCTCGATGCCGACTGTATTCATGAATTCCTCAAGCGATGGCACGCTTGATTGCGCCACTCCAATTATATCCGCTAATAAACATATATCGCGCATCATATTCTGCATCTAAATGAGTGCATTTACAAGCAATACTGGTGCTCGCGATATTACTTATCACATTAACACGATTCGTGacagaaaaatttctaatctTTCTTAAATGCATCGCGATATTTTTTGGAATATTGATTGGTGCAGATGGAAGATAGTTTAATATTGCAAACAAGACATAaacagttaaattaataaaatgaatggaaaattgtttcttttactCTGGCTTTTATCACTTAGATATTTGCGGAGCAGTAAGttaaagtacatataatatcagtGACTtctctttcaaataaaaatctagaaatttaataacataattttttatctgtaaaaatcgatttctccttctttttttgtttataaaatatcttaataaatatttaaaagagacAAAGAAGAAAACTGTTTAATAATTCAGGAGTAGAGATCCATCCTGTACAGAGAGCAGACCCGAGAGAGAAAGGTGGCATGCAAAAGATGTGTGCAACTACCTTCCGCGGAATGCGACCGTTCACGAAAGATGAGGTAACGTAAGATGAGGTGAGGTACTCggtagataagaaaaaaaaaaaaaaaaaaaagaaacgtcgGAGAAGCGCGTCGCATTCTCTGTGTATTCACTTTGCGGGGTGGCTTACGTCCGATTTCGAAGTACTCGCGTGAGACACTCGTGGCAGTCACGGAGGCGTACTCGGGTTTGACAGCGACTTCGAGGAGCCCTCGAAAACTCCTCGGACGACATTCCACGGCAGCCCACTTGACTCAGATGCGACTCATATACTCACGCATACGTTCGCGAGTGTGTACGACAGTGCTTCGCCGTCGAGTACGCGAGATCAAGAGATTGCTCAGTGAACATGTTCTGTGTAATCGATAGATTAAACTTTTCCTACGTAAAATCGGATTCAATCCAATCGGGTTTAGATAGATAGATTTCGTTGAAATATATAGAACTTTTTTCTTCGaaattagagaatttttttatatttaaaaatgaatttattcagatacttaaaaaaaacctACCATGTTTCCTCAACATGATGCAATTTTCATTAGCGTGCGCATATGTAAAGTAGCAAACTAAAAACAACGGCAGTGTCGATCGCCTCGAGGAAAgctcgataaataaattattatcgatttatAAATGACCGCAAAGATATGGTGCATGCAAAATTATCCGCCTGTCTCTTTTCGAGGCGAAGAAAACAACAACAAAATCCCGACAGGAACAGGAAGTGTAGATTACCGATCGATAACTCGATACTCGCTCGTGTTTCTCCAAGTAGCACTCTGTCTTTTTTCCGCTTCGGTGACGATCGCAATTTATGTAAATGGAAGTAGCGCGCGATTACGACGATGATCCTGCTCGCTGGTttgtaatggaaaaaaaaaaaataaaaattcaagaaactGTCATCGCGTGTAaacagtatataaaatattaaagattgatTCCGAATTAATTACAGAGATGGAAAGCTctcaaactttatatatattaattattcatcccactagtaattatataatatagtttaattagAAGTTGTATCTATGttttagtaaattatattaatttgaatatatttgacaGATAAAACTTCGCGGTTgtcatacacacatatattatataaaatcgttCGCCTCCAACAATCTTTTCGCTTTCTAATATTGCAATCTGCAATCCTTAAGGGACACCGCTTTCGCACGCATATATCGTCAATCGGAAATACAAATGCTCGAGTATTTCTTCATTGGACGTGTCGATAATTACATACTCAATATTCCGCATGGACCTTTTGTCAAATCGATGAACTTAATTTATGCATGATTACTAACGTCGCAGTTTGCAATCTATCGCGGCTTAGCTTCGACATACATGCATAACAGTTATCCGTCGTGTTGCATTTTGTTGCGATGCTCCGGGTCACGTTTCGCGCCATTCATTAGACTTCTCTATCAATCCCATTCAGCTGCTTGCTTAATATTCTCGATCTGAAACACCGCGAGATGCTCTAACGCAGAGTGCACTCTTTTCACCctgagaatataatataaccaTATGCTTGTccaactttaaaattaaaacatcattagaattttttactcGAAATccaaagtagaaaaaaagaaaaaaaaaagacagttttaagtattatttacTTGTGCAAGTCTTTTATAAATCTTGATTTCTAAAAATCCtatataaatcgataaaatttttttagcctCGCAAAGCgagaacaccctgtataacgATCCATATTCTGTGTGACACAAAACCCTTTCCCTCCTCGCACCGGTTGTGCGAGAACGACCCGGGGGGAACCCGCAACGAAGCATAAACGGCGCCTACGTGGGCGCCCGCGTCGCGGCACCGCGTGATACTTGGAGCaggtaattattatttaagtgGAGTACAAGCGCGGGCAGGACGACGGTTGTGCATGCCAATTAATAAGCCGGCACCGTTGCGTatccatgtatatatattcgccAACCTACGTGAGGCAACCGCCGTAATACTCGTGGACCCGGGCACTCCCGCCGAAGGGATACCGCTGTTTCTCGTTCGCGTCTTTGGCGACATCACAAGGCCGTCGGGCGCGGCAGGAATGAATTATGTCGCGCGGAAAAGAAGCCGGAATTTCTTTCCAGGTCCAACGAGGGAGATTGTATCGCGTTGTTCCGCATGAAACAAAGTTGTATGCCCGCGGTCCTCTACTCGCTAGATGCAGTTAGTATTATCGATAATCGATTTTCTCGCTGAACGCGTGACAAGTGCTTTTTGTCATTGTCGAGTACTGGAGAAGAATAGTAcggttttcttttttcatctcacacattgaaaaaaaaatcttcttttatagaggaaaaaaaaaaaaaaaaattctttaatggaatttttttcagtacTTTACGTCGTTGCgactttttcctctctcttatCGAAGATACGGTAGACTGCAATCGATTTTGTATTACATTGCTGTATCATGTACAACGGGATTCATGCGGGACCCAATTTTACGGTAACGGTGCGGTTGGATATCGCACCAAGTTTTACGGGCGTCAATCAACGTCTCTCATATTTTCTTGTTAGAACATGGGATCCCGCGTGCGAAGTAGGCGGGTAGTAAAGCGAACCGATGTTACTGTCGTTGTATGACACGTTGAGACACCTCGATCGCGAGAACGTAAACGAGATACAAGTCCGTATTGTCATACGCATCGTTTATTCCGAGAGTGGCGGACGACTggttttgcaatataaatgtatttaaataagatgcagatataaataatcttcatATATCTACCTCGACAAGATCGGCAAAGTTCTCGACTTATACCACTTTCAAGATAAATGACTCGTATATCAACTGAGGTGTGAAATATAACggtgatatacatattataaaaaaaaaaaaaaaaaaaaaaacgtggtATATAAATCATCTTTTCTTTGTTGAAAAAGACaagcaataaaaatgtaagagtaattaaaattgagtCCCTTCGTAatgtcttttctctctttgacGACTCTAATAAAAGCGAGATATCGGAAATTTATATTaggttgaaaaaaattttattgaaaaacttCTGAAAATTTTCGCGGATAGAAATATGCGGCTCTGCTTctcattgaatttttttatattttgtattcttcTGTCTAATCTCTGAGAGGAGTTTTGTTATCGTTCTAATCTCACGAGTAAGCCTAAGTGAGTCGTGAGTGTAAGTAGGTACTCTCTGTATGTTGTTTATTGGCCGAGTGGTCACATTGAAACAGATTACTTCCTGCTCAGTGGACAAATACCTCTTTGGCCCCTTTTAGCCCCTTCCCCTTGTCGTGTAGATGAGCGCGATGATGATCGTGCCATTGTACGCGACCGCAATTCGCGCCTTGAGAAAGTTATGGGACGAGGGAGGGAAAGGTGACAGTACTAGTTGTTTCATAATAATCGACTCATTATGCGACGTGACAACCGCGAGGATGGACATGCGCGAGAGCTCCTGCGACGATTAACTTCAAACACAGTTACCCGATCGATTTTCCACGTGCCCTCGTTTCGCTCCCGTCAATCCTGCGTCCCGTTTCAAGTCCCTCAGAATCTCATTctcttgcaaaatatttaaatttattcgtcGTCAAGcgatttaaattaagtaataaatgcacatataactttttatatcactAAGGCTTTATATCTACTACACTTATATAGCTTCATAAATCAGAAAAAGACATTGTAACGAACGCTATAAAATGTAACGatgatatatatgtgatatataagagTAATTTAGttgttttacaattaatgCGATTTTTATAAGCATTACAGATACATgacgttaatattttatattattttgtgttccatatatttatacattaatatatgtacaaatatattaattgatactGTATTTCACGTAAATTGTTAAAGAGCTACTTAATCAAAGTGTACATGGCAAATCGAAATCggcttaatataatttgtgtacTTTCCAACATGTGTACATACGTGTAAGCGGCACACAAGTTAAGGATGCCGTCTGTCGATAAATCGCAACTCGATTCGAGGAAATGCTAATTGCCGCGTATACACCATCGCGATAAAATCA
This Anoplolepis gracilipes chromosome 12, ASM4749672v1, whole genome shotgun sequence DNA region includes the following protein-coding sequences:
- the Sema5c gene encoding semaphorin 5c, giving the protein MERWIVFIVTLQICVAVARATEDFRHISYEDLADTNVFQQEGVTTYSQLLFDVARQQVVVGARDNLYRLTLTSLTDLEHATWSAPEDKVNTCQNKGQSVEDCRNYVKVLLSNGKSLFTCGTYAFSPWCAWREIENITSVTSEMSGVAMCSYSPHANITALLSRGPSGGLFAGASTDFSGADTLIYRTLASPSLRTRQYDSKWLNDAQFVGSFETEDHVYFLFRESAVEYINCGKKIYSRIARVCKNDRGGQILMKDVWTTFSKARLNCSLPGEFPFYYDEIQGMAYHPEEGIIYATFTTPINGISGSAVCAYNMSAIAASFNGPFKYQENAGAAWERRPVALHYREQCASSTPPLTIMDNQRYQLMDEAVQSTTLNPLHTTILERFTHIAVDVTPTKLHRSVTVLYVATTTGLIKKISVLPRTHETCVVEVWGPLPSPPMTLQFLKDTQSLYVGMEIGLLRIPAVQCYRHRSRQACLNAQEPYCGWNEHLMKCAQAPKQNYLANHWHQEVTKCPVLTDPVDGGWSAWSPWSPCQHGTGEQSSGHGHSHSHSHSDYAEKIDTCQCQTRECNNPPPQHGGESCTGARVRVTNCTVHGDWTAWSAWSACSQTCGLAMKTRRRTCTNPAPAFGGRVCVGHDHDDIVCIDLPPCPATTKVTPPPQYGQWSTWGPWHACSKPCNTGIRIRKRTCDNSSSKKGGVECPGCDLQVEECNTHECPETKRYSGWTPWLAVNASLQSDNIGYLEKRFRYSCRAQTNDPSSVRVQLAKEEERYCRNGSCQRGKDGESINENGWGEWSSWGLCDRPCGRGTQHRVRQCESPPCEDGLSAQSRVCNFQPCRVNPSVTNTAEGQWSCWTDWSECSATCGVGIRARTRDCLGPEICSGPRLVRETCEMASCESLVGWDTWSRWSPCDSDRQQHRKRTCLQLLGPGVCQGPIHETRDCLPTCMDNDVNALPSSVESSGVTVGAVVGSCVIGFIIGLALTAVLCFFYLKRRKPRMPGNPHYISKQNPYVTVPLKEVNAKRQPSFSGSTNGNGTLRGKNNPNVNGLGSPKLYPKSLDYESATLKRNSHGQQHIRADLDQDKYY